Proteins encoded by one window of Prevotella nigrescens:
- a CDS encoding AAA family ATPase, whose product MCKKFVYGVAVSDYNFIGRERETKRLLDNFKGGINVILMSPRRLGKTSLVKHVCNKLDNKDIITVYLDIFGCKSEYDFYNKLTAEVLKQTASKSELWFEEAKEFLYRLTPKISFSPEPNSDFSISLGITPKTHTPEEVLQMAETIAIKRKKRIVICIDEFQQIGEMSNSKQIQARLRTVWQHQKHVSYCLFGSKHHLMSTIFLHRSMPFFQFGDTISLNKIATEDWVEYIVSHFADGKRTISHALAEEICKFTENYSAYVQQLAWLVFTLKEEGETVTEDDVRQAKNDLLATNDILFMQMIEPLSEFQLNFLRAIALGIKKDFGLSEVREEYNLGSYSNITRLKTALLERDLIEKQNTGLVITDPIFAKWLKRKIML is encoded by the coding sequence ATGTGCAAGAAATTTGTTTATGGAGTAGCTGTCTCCGACTATAACTTCATAGGAAGAGAACGAGAAACAAAGCGGCTTTTAGATAATTTTAAAGGTGGAATAAACGTAATTCTAATGTCGCCAAGACGATTAGGAAAAACATCTTTAGTGAAACACGTATGTAATAAGCTCGACAATAAAGATATAATTACAGTTTATTTAGACATATTTGGTTGCAAAAGCGAATACGATTTCTACAATAAATTAACCGCAGAGGTATTAAAACAAACTGCTTCTAAAAGCGAATTATGGTTTGAAGAAGCAAAAGAGTTTCTTTACCGTCTCACTCCTAAAATATCTTTTAGTCCTGAACCTAATTCCGATTTTTCCATTTCTTTAGGTATTACTCCAAAAACACACACGCCAGAAGAGGTTTTACAGATGGCTGAAACAATTGCTATAAAACGAAAAAAACGCATTGTTATATGCATAGACGAGTTTCAGCAAATAGGAGAAATGTCCAATAGCAAACAAATTCAGGCACGTTTAAGAACTGTTTGGCAACACCAAAAACACGTATCTTATTGTCTTTTTGGAAGTAAACACCACTTAATGAGCACTATATTTCTCCATAGAAGTATGCCTTTTTTCCAGTTTGGCGATACTATTTCGTTAAACAAAATAGCAACAGAAGATTGGGTTGAATATATTGTTTCGCATTTTGCCGATGGAAAAAGAACCATTAGCCACGCTTTGGCAGAAGAAATTTGCAAATTTACCGAGAATTATTCTGCCTACGTACAACAACTCGCTTGGTTGGTCTTTACATTAAAAGAAGAAGGAGAAACTGTAACTGAAGACGATGTAAGACAAGCCAAAAACGACTTATTGGCTACAAACGATATTCTTTTTATGCAGATGATTGAACCATTATCTGAATTTCAATTAAATTTCCTACGTGCAATAGCATTGGGAATTAAAAAAGATTTCGGACTTTCTGAAGTGCGAGAAGAATATAACTTAGGCAGCTATTCGAATATAACTCGACTGAAAACAGCTCTCTTAGAACGCGACTTAATAGAAAAACAAAACACAGGATTGGTTATAACCGACCCTATTTTTGCAAAATGGCTAAAAAGAAAAATAATGCTTTAG
- a CDS encoding phosphatase PAP2 family protein yields MVKFVLDLFKIEKKPLKGLLPIEWAAAAYMLFTFVLIMFFYTKMEAPQTMIYGRLRIIAMTAALWLVYRIFPCKFTRLARVSAQLGLLAWWYPDTYEFNRLLPNLDHVFAQWEQNIFSCQPALLFSKELPDAFFSELFDMGYAAYYPMIALTVFYYFIWRYKEFERVSFILLASFFIYYVVFIFVPVAGPTFYYKAVGLKTIAAGIFPNVHDYFNLHKDCLPSPGFTNGFFYNLVEDAKAAGERPTAAFPSSHVGISTICMFLVWHTRNYKLLMVLAPFYFFLCCATVYIQAHYLIDAIAGVISAILVYLTLFYFSKRMVKKGR; encoded by the coding sequence ATGGTAAAATTTGTACTCGATCTTTTTAAAATAGAGAAGAAACCTTTAAAAGGATTATTGCCAATAGAATGGGCAGCAGCAGCATATATGCTTTTCACTTTCGTGTTAATAATGTTCTTTTACACAAAAATGGAAGCTCCCCAAACCATGATTTACGGCAGATTACGCATCATTGCCATGACGGCTGCCTTATGGTTGGTATATAGAATTTTCCCTTGTAAGTTTACTCGTTTAGCAAGAGTATCCGCCCAATTAGGATTACTTGCATGGTGGTATCCCGATACTTACGAGTTTAATAGACTTTTACCTAACCTCGACCATGTGTTTGCACAATGGGAACAAAATATATTTAGCTGTCAGCCAGCACTATTATTCTCTAAAGAATTACCAGATGCCTTTTTCAGCGAACTTTTCGATATGGGATATGCAGCTTATTATCCAATGATTGCACTCACTGTGTTCTATTATTTTATATGGCGCTACAAAGAATTTGAACGAGTAAGTTTCATATTATTGGCTTCATTTTTTATCTATTATGTAGTATTTATTTTTGTTCCAGTGGCTGGTCCTACATTCTATTATAAGGCAGTTGGCTTAAAAACTATTGCAGCGGGTATATTCCCGAACGTACACGATTATTTTAATTTGCATAAAGACTGCTTGCCCAGCCCTGGTTTCACCAATGGTTTCTTTTATAATTTAGTAGAAGATGCTAAAGCTGCAGGAGAACGTCCTACAGCTGCCTTCCCAAGTTCGCATGTAGGAATAAGTACTATATGTATGTTTTTAGTATGGCATACACGAAATTACAAATTACTTATGGTGCTTGCCCCATTTTATTTTTTCCTTTGTTGTGCCACTGTTTATATTCAAGCACACTATCTTATAGATGCTATCGCAGGTGTTATTTCGGCTATTTTAGTTTACCTTACACTCTTCTATTTTTCAAAAAGAATGGTAAAAAAAGGACGATAA
- a CDS encoding NAD-dependent epimerase/dehydratase family protein produces the protein MKKRILITGASGFIGSFIVAEALRHDMEVWAAIRATSSKKYLQDERIHFIELDFSSEEKLKKQLQSYSFNYVVHAAGATKCTKRDDFFRINTQGTQHFVNALLALNMPIERFVFISSLSVYGAIHEQLPYKDIDETDIPRPNTAYGESKLKAEKVLANTVYNGKTLPYVILRPTGVYGPREKDYFLMAKSIKGHIDFSVGFQRQDITFIYVKDLVQAVFLAIDKAKTGRAYFLTDGEVYQSTTFSNLIHTELGNPWWIRIKAPIALLRIVTFFGDILGRITGKLSPLNNDKYQILKQRNWRCNIQPIVKELGYKPEYNLERGVKETMDWYKNNGWI, from the coding sequence ATGAAAAAAAGAATATTAATAACAGGAGCTTCGGGCTTCATTGGCTCGTTTATCGTAGCAGAAGCATTGCGCCACGATATGGAAGTTTGGGCGGCAATCCGTGCAACTTCGTCGAAAAAATACTTGCAAGACGAGCGCATTCACTTTATAGAACTCGACTTTTCTTCGGAAGAAAAACTTAAAAAGCAGCTACAATCTTACAGCTTTAATTATGTTGTTCATGCTGCGGGAGCCACAAAATGTACAAAGAGAGACGATTTTTTCCGCATAAACACACAAGGAACGCAACATTTTGTTAATGCACTTTTAGCGCTGAATATGCCCATAGAACGCTTTGTTTTTATATCGAGCCTCAGCGTTTATGGTGCTATTCACGAACAACTTCCTTATAAAGATATTGACGAAACCGATATTCCTCGACCAAACACAGCTTACGGAGAGAGTAAACTAAAGGCAGAAAAAGTTTTGGCAAACACTGTTTACAATGGAAAAACATTGCCTTACGTTATTCTTCGTCCTACGGGTGTGTACGGACCAAGAGAAAAAGACTACTTTTTAATGGCTAAATCCATAAAAGGGCATATAGACTTTTCGGTGGGTTTTCAGCGTCAAGACATTACTTTTATTTATGTAAAAGACCTTGTCCAGGCTGTTTTTCTTGCAATTGATAAGGCTAAAACTGGAAGAGCTTATTTTCTTACCGATGGAGAAGTATATCAAAGCACCACATTCAGCAATCTTATTCACACAGAATTGGGCAACCCTTGGTGGATAAGAATCAAAGCCCCTATTGCTTTGTTGCGTATTGTTACTTTCTTTGGCGATATCTTAGGACGCATAACGGGCAAGCTTTCGCCGCTGAACAACGATAAATATCAAATTTTGAAACAACGAAATTGGCGATGCAACATACAACCCATTGTAAAAGAACTTGGCTATAAACCAGAATATAACTTAGAGCGAGGCGTAAAAGAAACAATGGATTGGTATAAAAATAATGGCTGGATTTAA
- the rnr gene encoding ribonuclease R — protein MGKEKKSRKRLTKVELAEKIRGFFQTQPDNTFSLKQIFKALKLTTHPLKMLAIDVMEEMAWDDFLAKVGENAYTLNTKGQVQEGVFVRKSNGKNSFLPDDGGTPIFISERNSMSALNGDRVKVQYFARRRNHIKEGMVIEILQRKKETFVGRLQVEPEIAFLITQENLFVHDILIPKKALNGGKTGDRAVVKITKWPDAAHKNLVGEVIDILGQAGNNDVEMNTILAQYGLPYKYPKKVEEAAERINAEITAQDIAEREDFRKVWTCTIDPKDAKDFDDALSIRKLENGLWEVGVHIADVSHYVKENDIIDKEAQKRATSIYLVDRTIPMLPERLCNFVCSLRPDEEKLAYSAIFQLDDNAEVKHFHIAHTVIKSNRRYAYEEVQQLLEDNGVIDGTGEPAPEKQEYKGEFADKLIMLDRLAKRLRAERIKKGSVKFDSEELHFDIDEHGKPLRCYFKRSKDANKLIEEFMLLANKYVAEHVGKVARGKKAKTLPYRVHDNPDPQKFENLRQFSAKFGYKLKSSGTKGATARALNALMDEIEGKNEQKVIQTVALRSMMKAKYTTHNIGHFGLAFDYYTHFTSPIRRYPDTIVHRLLTRYENGGRSANKEHIEELCEHSSDMEQVAQNAERDSIKYKMVEFMGEHLGECYDAHISGIQSYGIYAEIDENHCEGMIPMRDLDDDYYDFDEKNYCLVGRRHHHKYQLGDPIRIQVANANLERKQLDFTLDEDKSRKVSQKVSTKTKAGKTVKARKKHR, from the coding sequence ATGGGAAAGGAAAAAAAGAGTAGAAAACGATTGACTAAGGTAGAATTAGCAGAGAAGATTAGAGGTTTCTTTCAGACACAACCAGACAATACTTTTAGCCTAAAACAAATATTCAAAGCATTAAAACTAACCACGCATCCGCTAAAAATGCTTGCTATCGATGTGATGGAAGAAATGGCGTGGGACGATTTTCTTGCTAAAGTTGGCGAAAATGCTTATACACTTAACACCAAAGGACAGGTACAAGAAGGTGTTTTTGTAAGAAAATCGAACGGAAAAAACTCTTTCCTTCCCGACGATGGTGGTACTCCCATTTTTATTTCTGAACGCAATTCTATGTCGGCTCTTAATGGAGACAGGGTGAAAGTGCAGTACTTTGCGCGCCGTCGTAATCATATTAAAGAAGGAATGGTTATTGAAATTCTGCAGCGGAAGAAGGAAACATTTGTAGGACGTTTGCAAGTAGAACCCGAAATAGCATTCCTTATTACGCAAGAAAACCTTTTTGTTCACGATATTCTTATTCCGAAGAAGGCTTTGAATGGTGGTAAAACTGGTGACAGAGCAGTAGTAAAAATAACAAAGTGGCCAGATGCTGCCCATAAAAATCTTGTAGGAGAGGTGATTGACATACTCGGACAGGCAGGAAATAACGATGTAGAAATGAATACTATTCTTGCGCAATATGGTCTGCCTTATAAATATCCGAAGAAAGTCGAGGAAGCGGCAGAGAGAATTAATGCCGAAATTACTGCGCAAGATATTGCCGAACGCGAAGATTTTCGCAAAGTCTGGACTTGTACTATTGATCCTAAAGATGCAAAAGACTTTGACGATGCTCTTTCCATACGTAAGCTGGAAAATGGTTTATGGGAAGTGGGCGTACATATTGCCGATGTTTCCCACTATGTTAAAGAGAACGATATAATTGACAAGGAAGCACAAAAGCGTGCTACATCTATTTACCTTGTAGACAGAACTATTCCAATGCTGCCCGAAAGGTTGTGTAATTTTGTTTGTTCCTTGCGCCCTGACGAAGAAAAATTAGCATACAGCGCAATCTTCCAATTAGACGATAATGCCGAAGTTAAACATTTCCATATTGCACATACTGTTATAAAAAGTAATCGTAGATATGCTTACGAAGAGGTGCAACAACTATTGGAAGACAATGGAGTGATAGACGGAACTGGTGAACCTGCACCAGAAAAACAAGAATATAAAGGCGAATTTGCCGATAAACTTATAATGCTCGACCGTTTGGCAAAACGACTTCGTGCCGAAAGAATAAAGAAAGGCAGTGTAAAGTTCGACTCGGAAGAGTTGCATTTTGATATAGATGAGCATGGAAAACCCCTTCGCTGTTACTTTAAACGCTCAAAAGATGCCAACAAACTCATAGAAGAGTTTATGTTGCTTGCCAATAAATATGTTGCAGAACACGTAGGAAAAGTAGCACGCGGCAAGAAAGCAAAGACATTGCCCTATCGTGTTCACGATAATCCTGACCCACAAAAGTTTGAAAACCTCAGACAGTTCTCTGCAAAGTTCGGATATAAACTGAAATCGTCAGGTACGAAAGGAGCAACGGCACGAGCCTTGAATGCCTTAATGGACGAGATAGAAGGCAAGAACGAGCAGAAAGTCATTCAAACTGTGGCTTTGCGCTCTATGATGAAGGCGAAATATACTACACACAACATAGGACACTTCGGACTTGCCTTCGATTATTATACTCATTTTACATCACCCATACGTCGTTATCCCGATACTATTGTGCACCGTTTACTTACTCGATATGAAAATGGAGGACGTTCGGCTAATAAAGAACATATAGAAGAGCTTTGCGAACACAGTTCTGACATGGAACAAGTGGCACAGAATGCAGAACGCGATTCTATTAAATATAAAATGGTGGAATTTATGGGCGAACATCTTGGCGAATGTTATGATGCGCACATAAGTGGTATTCAGAGTTATGGAATTTATGCTGAGATTGACGAAAATCATTGTGAAGGAATGATACCAATGCGCGACCTTGACGACGATTATTACGACTTTGACGAGAAGAATTATTGTCTTGTCGGGCGTCGTCATCATCATAAATATCAGTTAGGAGATCCTATCCGCATACAAGTTGCAAATGCAAATTTAGAACGAAAGCAACTCGACTTCACTTTAGATGAAGATAAAAGTAGAAAAGTTTCGCAAAAGGTTTCTACAAAAACAAAAGCAGGAAAAACTGTAAAGGCACGCAAAAAGCACCGATAG
- a CDS encoding cysteine peptidase family C39 domain-containing protein — MVRDIKAIQLIVKFSVFKNLLQIRMKIIRQRNAMDCGPSCLAMIAEHYGRREETRTQLRTS; from the coding sequence ATGGTAAGAGATATAAAGGCAATACAACTAATAGTGAAATTCAGCGTCTTTAAAAACTTATTGCAGATACGAATGAAGATAATCAGACAACGTAATGCAATGGATTGTGGTCCATCTTGTTTGGCAATGATTGCAGAACATTATGGAAGAAGAGAAGAAACAAGAACGCAGTTACGAACTTCGTAG
- a CDS encoding outer membrane beta-barrel protein, with product MIILQNKIIITLLVLLGISGVCFAQSNSSLSGKVIDDKGNTLSGAHIDMFLSSETSEPIATVISDSLGEFHLSTEKKIKLIRAQYIGYDKVLLKAPFADSLIIKMESMPLELTEVAITGKTPNKITTNGIKFTPTQMQRQLPNISHYIAQLPFVEKSGDSFVVVGKGRAVFYIDNRRIEDLKELKELKMDELQSVEVIPNPGIIYNSDIKAVIKIKTKKKNTGMGFELTSGIIHSELTELWNQGNFSYNTPTLCLQTSLVYDYDPTFAHLEIEQLMRKEHTSSVYYNSTEKQIYRNLRFRNSLIYTPNKNNSFGVSMSYGHSNWTTDVDNGLHYTDDINNVEYGQKSHSTSPNHKWVGNLFYNYSNKKIEFFFNTDIYRGIGSRNMVSISSNHTVEPDVDTRSEDSNFLCYFQALGNYNISESIKFQMGADYAHTSVLQAYNVNSAHAVLNPFDIKTYQHRYAEYASLNYAITNFAFSLGLRHETLSINREDDVKKGRNKLFSISKLYPSASVTMTKGAFQSQLSYSLKTEYPTYNQLRAGLSYSSPYLYESGNPDLCPETRHELSFLGKFLNSSLMLNYTAIRDEIIQVPTLYSDNIMLYRPENTGTNKYLSLSVGQQINWGDILESSLRVSYHSQWLNVAGFTKQKGEGYIFRANNTININKNIQCFVNGSYQSASENGLFKIPQAWNVDLALNLSFLSDRLNIYLECTDIFSTLHAKRGCYGNNISMDYSRNYQTRTFTIQVSYNLPNIINGKRYKGNTTNSEIQRL from the coding sequence ATGATCATATTACAAAATAAAATTATAATCACATTATTAGTCCTTTTGGGGATTTCGGGAGTGTGTTTTGCTCAATCCAATTCTTCACTATCTGGAAAAGTCATTGACGATAAAGGAAATACTTTATCTGGAGCACATATAGATATGTTTTTGTCATCAGAGACTTCAGAGCCCATTGCGACTGTTATATCTGATAGTCTTGGCGAGTTTCATTTATCTACAGAAAAGAAAATTAAACTTATTAGAGCACAGTATATTGGATATGACAAGGTGCTACTGAAAGCTCCTTTTGCTGATTCATTAATTATTAAAATGGAATCTATGCCTTTGGAACTAACGGAAGTAGCAATTACTGGAAAAACTCCGAATAAAATAACAACTAACGGAATTAAGTTTACTCCCACTCAAATGCAAAGACAATTGCCTAATATTAGTCATTATATTGCACAATTGCCTTTTGTTGAAAAATCTGGTGATAGTTTTGTTGTCGTTGGTAAAGGAAGAGCTGTCTTCTACATTGATAATCGACGAATAGAAGATTTGAAAGAGCTGAAGGAACTAAAAATGGATGAACTTCAATCGGTAGAAGTAATTCCTAATCCTGGAATAATATACAATTCTGATATTAAAGCCGTAATAAAAATCAAAACGAAAAAGAAGAATACTGGAATGGGCTTTGAACTAACCAGTGGTATTATTCACAGTGAACTTACTGAATTATGGAATCAAGGAAATTTCTCGTACAATACTCCTACTCTTTGTTTACAAACTTCATTAGTTTATGATTACGATCCAACATTTGCACACCTTGAGATTGAACAACTAATGAGAAAAGAGCATACTTCATCAGTTTATTACAATAGTACGGAAAAACAAATATATAGAAATCTACGGTTTCGTAACAGCCTAATTTATACGCCTAATAAAAATAATAGCTTTGGAGTCTCTATGAGTTATGGACATTCCAATTGGACTACAGATGTAGATAATGGATTACATTACACTGATGATATAAATAATGTGGAATATGGACAAAAATCACATTCAACAAGTCCAAATCATAAGTGGGTAGGGAACTTGTTTTATAATTATTCTAATAAAAAAATAGAGTTCTTCTTCAATACAGATATTTACAGAGGAATTGGTTCAAGGAATATGGTTTCAATTAGTTCCAATCATACAGTAGAACCAGATGTTGATACACGTTCGGAAGATAGTAACTTCCTTTGTTATTTCCAAGCATTAGGAAACTATAATATTTCTGAATCTATTAAATTTCAAATGGGTGCAGACTATGCTCATACATCTGTTTTACAAGCATATAATGTTAATAGTGCTCATGCTGTTTTAAACCCATTTGACATTAAAACTTACCAACATCGTTATGCAGAGTATGCTTCTTTGAATTATGCTATTACTAACTTTGCCTTTTCTTTGGGACTTCGACACGAAACATTGTCTATAAATAGAGAAGATGATGTAAAGAAAGGACGTAACAAACTCTTTTCAATTTCAAAACTATATCCGTCAGCATCTGTAACTATGACAAAGGGAGCTTTTCAATCTCAACTATCTTATTCTTTGAAAACAGAATATCCCACCTATAACCAGTTACGTGCAGGGTTGAGTTATAGTTCTCCTTATCTGTATGAAAGTGGTAATCCTGATTTGTGTCCTGAAACACGACATGAATTATCTTTTCTTGGGAAGTTTTTGAATAGCTCACTGATGCTCAATTATACAGCGATTCGTGATGAAATTATTCAGGTTCCTACGCTTTATTCTGATAATATAATGTTATATAGACCAGAAAACACAGGAACAAACAAATATCTTTCATTGTCGGTTGGGCAGCAAATAAATTGGGGAGATATTTTAGAAAGTTCATTAAGAGTGAGCTATCATTCTCAATGGTTGAATGTTGCAGGTTTTACGAAACAGAAAGGTGAGGGATACATTTTTAGAGCAAACAATACAATCAACATAAATAAAAATATTCAGTGCTTTGTAAATGGTTCCTATCAGAGTGCAAGCGAAAATGGATTATTCAAAATTCCACAGGCATGGAATGTAGATTTGGCATTAAATTTATCTTTTCTATCAGATCGTCTCAACATCTATCTTGAATGTACAGATATTTTTTCAACTCTACATGCAAAACGAGGTTGTTACGGAAACAATATATCTATGGATTATAGTAGAAACTATCAAACCCGTACATTCACAATACAAGTTTCATATAACTTACCTAACATTATCAATGGTAAGAGATATAAAGGCAATACAACTAATAGTGAAATTCAGCGTCTTTAA
- a CDS encoding GLPGLI family protein produces the protein MKPSFKNLARRGILFLFLIGLSETSFSQAFVFGNSPSYTALDMKNKKPLDTVLLEVRYQFTWTYANNSQPHTEQRTLLIGRNHIYSRNEALYQNDSVATSLIAKGAKGVSLYSNPTIPYEVWTNIQAKTVEIGYRVPFDNIIISFIQPANELQWSFFEDEKQKILGYVCSKATTTYRGKNVVAWFSEELPYDAGPYCFMGLPGLIMKIELEGASWQAIGIRKGRNYEQIYTFARPLQKMTREKAISFLTNLYNDPVATYSALGVECSSTEKPDQVLTSGSIKWEIPNLMKMER, from the coding sequence ATGAAACCTTCTTTTAAAAACCTTGCACGCAGAGGAATTCTATTTCTTTTCCTAATTGGTCTGTCAGAAACCTCCTTCTCACAAGCATTTGTGTTTGGTAATTCTCCTTCTTATACGGCATTAGACATGAAAAATAAAAAACCGCTTGATACAGTACTCTTAGAAGTGCGTTACCAATTCACATGGACTTATGCTAACAATTCGCAGCCACATACAGAACAACGAACTTTATTAATTGGGCGCAACCATATCTATTCACGTAACGAAGCACTCTATCAAAATGATTCTGTAGCAACATCACTCATTGCTAAAGGTGCAAAAGGAGTATCACTCTATTCTAACCCTACTATTCCATACGAAGTTTGGACAAATATACAAGCAAAGACAGTAGAAATAGGTTATCGAGTACCTTTCGACAATATAATTATATCGTTTATCCAACCAGCCAATGAATTACAATGGAGTTTCTTCGAAGATGAAAAACAAAAAATTTTAGGTTATGTTTGCTCAAAAGCAACAACAACCTATCGTGGCAAAAACGTAGTTGCATGGTTTTCTGAAGAACTTCCATACGATGCTGGTCCTTATTGTTTTATGGGATTACCTGGATTGATTATGAAAATTGAATTAGAAGGCGCAAGTTGGCAAGCAATAGGAATTAGAAAAGGTAGAAATTACGAACAAATTTATACATTTGCACGTCCACTGCAAAAAATGACACGCGAAAAAGCCATTAGTTTTCTTACCAACCTTTACAACGATCCTGTAGCAACCTATAGTGCACTTGGTGTAGAATGTAGTTCTACTGAAAAGCCAGACCAAGTACTTACTTCGGGAAGTATTAAGTGGGAAATACCTAATTTAATGAAAATGGAGCGATGA